In Halalkalibaculum roseum, a single window of DNA contains:
- a CDS encoding TolC family protein yields the protein MKLTIPNLFRVAIIMMFGSVISFHPLHAQTNNGAKDEVRKMSLSQVLAITEEANFQVRMAEADMDIARSQYRQTNAAFLPQLSIEETGVRTNDPLNVFGFRLKQEAVTAADFDPARLNDPDAFTNFSTKFEVRQPLLNADMLFKRGAVKNQLNAAEEQFKGTLEYARFQVKDTYYRLILMREQLEAIDKSLAAARENERQAGNFFEQQMISKADYLAAKVRMLELESRKSRVQDQLITVQDNLNFLLGMEEDVKIIPSDSMQTPRFSEDHLQNVEPGMNSEIRALKYQVSAAEQMLRSSKFSFVPSINLFGNYEFNDEVLLGTEGESYMIGATLKWNLFSGFNNVGKVMESKAQLNKAKIAYESRSFKNRLDIEKAKRSISQAQVQLEFAESSVEQAAEDYRIRNDRYEQGMEKTTDLLAAEAKLSQSRLQRLDALYQYHSSLATLELLLEREMTP from the coding sequence ATGAAACTGACTATACCTAACCTATTTCGGGTAGCCATTATAATGATGTTCGGCTCCGTAATTTCATTTCATCCTTTGCATGCCCAGACGAACAACGGTGCAAAAGATGAAGTAAGAAAGATGAGCCTGTCGCAGGTATTGGCTATAACCGAAGAAGCCAACTTCCAGGTCAGGATGGCCGAGGCAGATATGGATATTGCCCGATCACAGTATCGCCAGACCAACGCGGCTTTTCTCCCGCAGTTGTCCATAGAGGAGACCGGGGTCAGAACCAATGATCCTCTCAACGTCTTTGGATTTCGTCTGAAACAGGAGGCTGTTACGGCGGCAGATTTTGATCCGGCCCGGTTAAATGATCCTGATGCATTTACAAACTTTTCAACAAAGTTTGAAGTACGCCAGCCGCTTCTGAACGCTGACATGTTGTTCAAGAGGGGTGCGGTAAAAAATCAACTTAACGCCGCGGAAGAGCAGTTTAAAGGCACACTTGAATACGCACGTTTTCAGGTTAAAGACACCTATTACAGGTTGATCCTGATGAGGGAGCAACTGGAGGCTATCGATAAGTCACTTGCAGCTGCACGTGAAAACGAGAGGCAGGCAGGCAATTTTTTCGAACAGCAGATGATAAGTAAAGCTGACTACCTGGCTGCCAAAGTTAGGATGCTTGAGCTGGAGAGCCGTAAGTCACGGGTACAGGATCAGCTGATTACTGTTCAGGATAATCTGAATTTCCTGCTGGGTATGGAGGAAGATGTCAAAATTATTCCTTCCGACAGTATGCAGACTCCCCGTTTCTCGGAAGATCATCTGCAAAATGTAGAGCCCGGTATGAACTCGGAAATCAGGGCATTGAAATATCAGGTGAGTGCTGCTGAGCAGATGCTTAGATCTTCGAAATTCAGTTTCGTGCCATCTATCAATCTTTTTGGGAATTATGAATTTAATGACGAAGTGCTACTGGGTACCGAAGGTGAGAGCTATATGATTGGTGCCACCCTTAAATGGAACCTCTTTAGTGGGTTCAACAATGTCGGTAAGGTGATGGAAAGCAAGGCGCAGTTGAATAAAGCTAAAATAGCCTACGAGAGCAGAAGCTTTAAAAACAGGCTGGATATCGAAAAGGCCAAACGATCCATCAGTCAGGCGCAGGTTCAGTTGGAATTTGCAGAGTCATCGGTCGAACAAGCTGCTGAAGATTACCGCATCAGAAATGACCGGTATGAGCAGGGAATGGAGAAAACAACAGATCTGCTTGCCGCCGAGGCCAAGCTATCTCAGTCTCGCCTGCAACGGTTGGATGCCTTGTATCAATATCACAGCAGTCTGGCAACTCTAGAGCTGCTGCTCGAGCGGGAAATGACTCCCTGA
- a CDS encoding MBL fold metallo-hydrolase, which produces MYFKQIFDEKLAQYAYLIGCQATGEAIIIDPMRDIDQYVKLAQSQNLRIVAATETHIHADFLSGLREFAEHGIKVYASDEGDEDWKYEWLKGSGYDYGFLYDGDEFPIGNIRFRVKHTPGHTPEHISFLVTDGAAADEPMGMLSGDFIFVGDVGRPDLLESAAGQVGSMESSAKTLYKSVEEFKSMPEYLQVWPGHGAGSACGKALGAVPESSVGYELRFNNSIKAADSEQHFVNYILEGQPEPPLYFARMKRDNREGPKVLKKLPQPERMSIDAIRNAASTKSNVILDTRERLAFMGGHLAGALLAPMEKQFNTTAGSYIRENENIFLIIDESRVEEAVRDLIRIGLDNVEGYATPDDLVHYADNGGKLSSIDIIDFEDTAHLKKDEENFIVDVRKASEFEKGHLEGALNIAHTRLLDREDELPKDKTLLVHCRTGIRASVASALLVRDGFKVKYINDEVEKVLH; this is translated from the coding sequence ATGTATTTTAAGCAAATATTCGATGAAAAGCTGGCTCAGTATGCCTATCTCATAGGATGTCAGGCAACAGGCGAAGCCATTATTATAGATCCTATGCGGGATATCGACCAGTATGTGAAACTTGCCCAAAGTCAAAACTTGCGCATTGTCGCAGCCACGGAAACTCATATTCACGCCGACTTTCTTTCCGGATTGCGTGAATTTGCCGAACATGGGATAAAAGTATACGCTTCCGATGAAGGAGATGAGGACTGGAAATATGAGTGGCTTAAGGGAAGTGGTTATGACTACGGCTTTCTTTACGATGGCGACGAGTTTCCAATCGGAAATATCCGCTTTAGGGTAAAACACACCCCCGGACATACCCCGGAGCATATCAGTTTTCTGGTAACGGATGGCGCAGCTGCCGACGAACCGATGGGTATGCTGTCCGGAGATTTCATTTTTGTCGGTGATGTGGGCCGCCCTGATTTGCTGGAGTCTGCCGCGGGTCAGGTCGGTTCAATGGAGAGTTCTGCCAAAACCCTGTACAAATCAGTAGAAGAGTTTAAATCCATGCCCGAATATTTACAGGTCTGGCCGGGACATGGAGCCGGTAGTGCCTGCGGAAAGGCATTGGGAGCAGTTCCTGAATCATCGGTAGGCTATGAGTTGCGATTTAATAACTCCATAAAAGCAGCCGACAGCGAGCAGCATTTCGTAAACTATATTTTGGAAGGACAGCCGGAACCACCGCTATACTTTGCGCGGATGAAACGTGATAACAGGGAAGGGCCAAAAGTACTAAAAAAATTGCCCCAACCTGAACGCATGAGTATAGATGCTATTCGTAACGCGGCTTCAACTAAGAGTAACGTTATATTGGATACCCGCGAACGACTGGCATTTATGGGTGGCCATTTAGCGGGTGCACTGCTTGCTCCTATGGAAAAGCAGTTTAATACCACTGCGGGATCATATATCCGTGAAAACGAGAATATTTTCTTAATCATCGATGAAAGCAGAGTTGAAGAAGCGGTCAGAGATTTGATACGCATCGGACTTGATAATGTAGAAGGCTATGCAACCCCGGATGACTTGGTACATTATGCCGATAACGGAGGTAAATTAAGTAGCATTGATATTATTGATTTTGAAGACACGGCTCATCTAAAGAAAGATGAGGAGAACTTCATCGTCGATGTGCGTAAAGCTTCTGAGTTTGAGAAAGGTCATCTGGAAGGAGCCCTGAATATTGCTCATACCCGCCTGCTTGATCGTGAAGATGAGCTCCCCAAAGACAAAACGTTACTGGTTCACTGCCGAACAGGAATTCGAGCCTCTGTGGCATCAGCCCTGTTGGTGAGGGACGGTTTCAAGGTCAAATACATCAATGATGAAGTTGAGAAGGTACTCCATTAG
- a CDS encoding YgaP family membrane protein, which produces MTNSNKSCAPMRPMERVIRAIAGTFVTISLILGYFVSPYWFLFTLFVGLNLFQSSFTQWCLAEEILKKLGIATGDSPQQETKAQV; this is translated from the coding sequence ATGACAAATTCCAACAAAAGTTGTGCACCAATGCGTCCGATGGAGCGGGTAATTCGCGCCATAGCCGGAACATTCGTAACCATTAGCTTAATTCTGGGCTATTTTGTAAGCCCCTACTGGTTTTTATTTACATTATTTGTAGGATTGAATCTCTTTCAGTCATCTTTTACCCAATGGTGCCTGGCAGAAGAAATTCTTAAGAAACTGGGAATAGCTACAGGTGATAGCCCTCAGCAGGAAACCAAAGCGCAGGTTTAG
- a CDS encoding DUF6174 domain-containing protein has product MASHVIILLISISGLLTSCTTSGQTGEIEIAQKRWKAANIETYSADIERICFCPPPSKYTIVVDSDSLTKVINSETGEEIAEDYGYSTVDELFQWLLEAASRNPQKLELEFDDKLGYPTLIDYNQSDGIADEEMLIRILDLRQR; this is encoded by the coding sequence ATGGCAAGTCATGTCATTATTCTGCTCATCTCTATTTCCGGCCTGCTAACGTCATGCACTACTTCAGGGCAAACCGGTGAAATTGAAATCGCCCAAAAACGATGGAAGGCTGCCAATATTGAAACGTACAGTGCGGATATCGAACGTATCTGTTTTTGCCCTCCACCCTCCAAGTATACCATCGTCGTTGACTCTGACTCATTGACCAAAGTAATCAATAGTGAAACCGGTGAGGAGATTGCAGAGGATTACGGTTATTCTACCGTTGATGAACTATTCCAATGGCTCTTGGAGGCTGCTTCTCGCAACCCCCAAAAATTGGAGCTCGAGTTTGATGATAAGCTTGGTTATCCCACCCTCATCGATTACAATCAATCGGATGGCATCGCTGACGAAGAAATGCTTATTCGAATATTAGATTTACGACAAAGATAA
- a CDS encoding sulfite exporter TauE/SafE family protein, giving the protein MIWAWIGALAVGLTLGILGSGGSILTVPVLVYLVGEPEKVAIAESLGIVGAISLSGFIPYAIKKQVHWPSIFYFGVPGIAGTYFGSVMAAYVSGEFQLIVFAFIMLIAAIMMFRQKAREPKPVSQYNLVKWQLGLQGFGVGSLTGFIGVGGGFMIVPALVLLAGLPISLSVGTSLAIISLNSFSGFYKHLDVLKSFDLTLNWSLIIIFSLIGAVGSLIGNRVGVYIPQEKLKKSFASFLVVMAAYIIFMNL; this is encoded by the coding sequence ATGATATGGGCCTGGATCGGTGCACTTGCAGTAGGACTGACCCTGGGAATACTGGGTTCAGGCGGGTCGATTCTTACGGTTCCGGTTCTGGTATACCTGGTGGGTGAACCTGAAAAAGTGGCTATAGCTGAGTCACTGGGAATTGTCGGGGCAATCAGTCTTTCAGGCTTTATTCCCTATGCAATCAAGAAGCAGGTACACTGGCCGAGTATATTTTATTTTGGCGTACCTGGTATTGCGGGCACTTATTTCGGTTCGGTCATGGCGGCTTATGTTTCCGGAGAATTTCAGCTGATTGTTTTTGCATTCATCATGCTGATCGCCGCAATTATGATGTTTAGACAGAAGGCAAGGGAGCCTAAACCGGTTTCACAGTATAACCTGGTGAAGTGGCAGCTGGGCCTGCAGGGTTTTGGTGTAGGCTCACTTACGGGATTTATAGGCGTGGGCGGTGGCTTCATGATTGTCCCCGCTTTGGTACTACTGGCCGGCCTTCCTATTTCACTTTCGGTGGGTACCAGTTTGGCCATTATCAGCCTTAATAGTTTCAGCGGATTCTACAAACACCTCGATGTACTTAAGTCTTTTGATCTGACGCTCAACTGGTCGTTGATCATCATTTTTTCTTTGATTGGTGCGGTTGGAAGTCTTATCGGCAACAGGGTAGGTGTTTATATTCCACAAGAGAAGTTGAAAAAAAGTTTTGCAAGTTTTCTCGTGGTCATGGCAGCATATATCATTTTTATGAACCTTTAA
- a CDS encoding DUF302 domain-containing protein, producing the protein MDYFYSKITDLDFDEAIGAVTENLKEKGFGVLTEIDVRATLKKKLDVDFKNYRILGACNPAFAHKALTAEDKIGVMLPCNVIVEEHDDGRVEVSAVDPVASMQAVSNSDLKPIAEEVRENLREVIDML; encoded by the coding sequence ATGGATTATTTCTATTCAAAAATTACGGATCTGGATTTTGACGAAGCTATTGGGGCAGTTACTGAAAATCTCAAGGAAAAGGGATTTGGAGTCCTTACGGAAATAGATGTGAGGGCTACGCTCAAGAAAAAACTGGATGTAGATTTTAAGAACTACCGGATACTGGGTGCCTGTAACCCGGCTTTTGCACATAAAGCACTGACGGCCGAAGATAAAATCGGAGTGATGCTGCCCTGTAACGTGATCGTAGAAGAACACGATGATGGAAGGGTGGAAGTTTCAGCCGTAGATCCTGTGGCCTCCATGCAAGCTGTGTCAAATAGTGACCTGAAGCCTATAGCGGAAGAAGTACGGGAAAATCTTAGAGAAGTAATTGATATGCTCTAG
- a CDS encoding rhodanese-like domain-containing protein, with product MDFYTIILIVIAAVMVLYYGAKLKNSGETLDPETFKEKWKQDSGVVIDVRTKSEHKGERLDITDHNYDITDSEFSEQIEQLDKSKTYYLYCRTGSRSGRAARMMEQNGFEHVYNIGGLQKLLNAGFNKQSGN from the coding sequence ATGGATTTCTACACAATAATACTCATAGTAATTGCCGCAGTAATGGTTTTGTATTATGGGGCAAAACTGAAAAATTCCGGGGAGACACTCGATCCCGAAACATTCAAAGAGAAATGGAAGCAGGATTCGGGAGTTGTAATTGATGTTCGCACAAAGAGTGAGCACAAAGGGGAGCGGCTGGATATCACTGATCACAATTATGATATTACCGATAGCGAGTTCTCTGAGCAAATTGAACAACTCGATAAAAGTAAAACCTATTATCTTTATTGTCGTACCGGTAGCCGAAGCGGTCGGGCTGCCAGGATGATGGAGCAAAATGGCTTTGAACATGTTTATAACATAGGCGGTTTACAAAAGCTGCTGAATGCAGGTTTCAATAAACAATCTGGTAACTAA
- a CDS encoding efflux RND transporter permease subunit, giving the protein MKTGIAGKVAQAFIDSKLTPLLMLVFLALGFYGTYLTPREEEPQIDVPMADIFIGYPGASPEEVEGRISVPLEKVLSNIEGVEYVYSTSMPDQAMVSARFYVGEDVERSLVRLYNEIMKNMDRFPEGATAPLVKTRSIDDVPIMTLTLWSESYSDYELRRVADELALEIKKIDDVAQTELHGGRTRQVSVTLDKNKMASYGIDPLRVAGQIQAANKEMTSGSFDKNDTEYLVDTGDYFRNAEEVRNLVIDVKDGDPIYLGSIADVSDGPEEPAEYVSYGVGNAKGEQEGLNPGESYPAVTISVAKRSGADAMFIAEKVEDKVDQLDGSLIPSDINITTTRNYGETAASKVLSLLEHLLAAILAVTVVVALAMGWRGGLVVFLSVPVTFALTLFLYYMFGYTLNRITLFALVFVTGIVVDDSIIVAENMHRHFKMRKLPFKQAAIASINEVGNPTILATFTVISAVLPMAFVSGLMGPYMSPMPIGASLAMIFSLIVALVITPWLAYKLLPHVKPEKDESGKEKAYKLEDTRIYKWYSKTMEPLLENVTYRWLFIGGVTLMLIASTLLFVFRLVEVKMLPFDNKNEVQLIIDMPEGTTLERTNAVAREVGISIKDLPELLDYQIYSGTNAPINFNGLVRHYDLRKGANIADIQLNLVDKGKRSDQSHDIAKRIRPIVHEVGERYNANIKVVEVPPGPPVMSTLVAEIYGPDADQRERVAREVKGIFTDMDGVVDVDWMREAPQTKYRLDVNNEKAMLSGITSEQVVQTVTMALRGKPVSRLYSETDINEIPIVLKLPEKERSDIQQLGQLYMQSASGSMIPVSDLVSIEEETLEPSIHRKNQRRVMYVTAEVAGAIESPVYAILDAGEKIDAIDMPQGYSLDQIFAGQPFMQEDYTLKWDGEWQITYEVFRDLGIAFAVVLVIIYMLIIGWFQDFKVPIIMMIAIPLSLVGIILGHWILGAFFTATSMIGMIALAGIMVRNSVLLIDFINIRLDDGESLKQAVIEAGAVRSMPILLTAGTVVIGAVVILFDPIFQGLAISLMGGAVASTALTLIMVPLIYFMAENKVQEITSSEEQ; this is encoded by the coding sequence ATGAAAACTGGAATTGCAGGAAAAGTAGCACAGGCCTTTATTGACTCCAAGCTGACCCCGCTGTTGATGCTGGTATTCTTGGCACTGGGCTTTTACGGAACTTATCTGACCCCAAGGGAAGAGGAACCTCAGATTGACGTGCCGATGGCAGATATTTTCATTGGCTATCCCGGCGCATCGCCCGAAGAGGTAGAGGGAAGAATTAGTGTTCCACTGGAAAAAGTGCTCTCGAATATTGAAGGCGTAGAGTACGTCTATTCCACTTCCATGCCGGATCAGGCGATGGTTTCGGCACGCTTCTATGTGGGTGAGGATGTGGAAAGAAGTCTGGTACGGCTCTATAATGAGATTATGAAAAATATGGACCGGTTCCCGGAAGGCGCAACAGCACCTCTGGTTAAAACCCGCTCCATTGATGACGTACCAATCATGACATTGACGCTATGGAGTGAATCCTATAGTGATTACGAATTGCGGCGAGTTGCCGATGAGTTGGCTCTTGAAATAAAGAAGATTGACGACGTTGCCCAGACAGAACTGCACGGTGGCAGAACCCGGCAGGTTAGCGTTACCCTCGATAAAAACAAGATGGCCTCTTACGGTATTGACCCCCTTAGGGTTGCCGGACAAATACAGGCTGCCAATAAAGAGATGACATCCGGGTCCTTCGATAAAAATGATACGGAATACCTGGTAGATACCGGCGATTACTTCAGAAATGCAGAGGAAGTAAGAAACCTGGTTATTGATGTCAAGGACGGCGATCCCATCTATCTTGGAAGTATAGCAGATGTAAGTGACGGACCCGAAGAGCCTGCCGAATATGTCTCTTATGGTGTAGGGAACGCTAAGGGAGAACAAGAGGGGTTGAATCCCGGGGAATCATATCCGGCTGTCACCATTTCGGTTGCCAAGCGTTCGGGTGCCGATGCTATGTTTATTGCTGAAAAAGTTGAAGATAAAGTGGATCAGCTCGATGGAAGTCTTATTCCATCGGATATCAATATTACGACTACCAGGAATTACGGGGAAACGGCGGCATCAAAAGTGCTTTCTCTGCTGGAACACTTACTGGCAGCAATTCTGGCTGTTACGGTTGTGGTAGCCCTGGCAATGGGATGGAGAGGCGGACTGGTAGTATTCCTTTCTGTACCGGTGACTTTTGCCCTTACCCTCTTTCTGTACTATATGTTCGGGTATACACTGAACCGCATAACCCTCTTCGCGCTGGTATTTGTTACGGGTATCGTGGTAGATGACTCGATTATTGTTGCAGAAAACATGCATCGCCACTTTAAAATGCGGAAACTTCCCTTTAAACAGGCTGCCATCGCCTCTATCAACGAGGTCGGGAACCCGACTATACTGGCAACATTTACGGTAATTTCGGCGGTCCTGCCAATGGCCTTTGTGTCCGGACTCATGGGTCCTTATATGAGTCCAATGCCGATCGGCGCTTCCCTTGCAATGATATTCTCTTTGATTGTTGCACTGGTGATTACACCCTGGCTTGCCTACAAGCTGCTTCCACATGTGAAACCTGAAAAAGATGAAAGTGGCAAAGAGAAGGCCTATAAGTTAGAGGATACCCGTATTTATAAGTGGTATTCCAAAACTATGGAACCGCTGCTTGAAAATGTTACCTACCGTTGGCTCTTTATCGGCGGAGTGACTTTAATGCTTATAGCATCCACGCTGCTCTTTGTATTCCGTCTTGTGGAGGTGAAAATGCTTCCTTTCGATAACAAGAATGAAGTTCAGCTTATCATCGATATGCCGGAGGGAACCACACTGGAGCGTACCAATGCAGTTGCAAGAGAGGTTGGAATCAGTATCAAGGATTTGCCTGAACTGCTCGATTACCAGATATATTCGGGTACAAACGCTCCCATTAATTTCAACGGTTTGGTAAGGCACTATGACCTCAGAAAAGGTGCCAATATTGCTGACATTCAATTGAACCTGGTGGATAAAGGCAAGCGTAGTGACCAGAGTCATGATATTGCCAAGAGGATTAGACCAATTGTTCACGAAGTAGGTGAACGTTACAATGCCAACATTAAAGTCGTAGAGGTGCCACCGGGCCCGCCTGTTATGTCAACCCTGGTTGCAGAGATATACGGACCGGATGCCGATCAGCGTGAACGTGTGGCGCGTGAGGTGAAAGGTATTTTCACTGACATGGATGGAGTGGTAGATGTAGATTGGATGCGTGAAGCTCCACAAACCAAATACAGGCTGGATGTCAATAACGAAAAAGCCATGCTCTCCGGAATTACATCCGAGCAGGTGGTTCAGACGGTCACCATGGCACTGCGTGGCAAACCGGTTTCACGGCTTTACAGCGAAACCGATATCAACGAGATACCTATTGTGTTGAAATTGCCCGAGAAAGAGCGATCGGACATCCAACAGCTGGGGCAACTTTACATGCAGTCAGCTTCAGGAAGTATGATTCCGGTTTCTGACCTAGTTTCAATAGAGGAAGAAACCCTTGAGCCCAGTATTCACCGGAAAAACCAGCGTCGAGTTATGTACGTTACTGCTGAAGTCGCGGGTGCGATTGAAAGTCCGGTCTATGCAATTTTGGATGCCGGAGAAAAAATCGATGCTATCGACATGCCTCAGGGTTACAGTCTCGATCAGATTTTTGCCGGCCAGCCCTTCATGCAGGAAGATTATACATTGAAGTGGGACGGTGAGTGGCAAATAACCTATGAAGTGTTCCGGGATCTGGGCATCGCATTTGCTGTGGTTCTGGTCATTATCTATATGCTGATCATCGGCTGGTTCCAGGACTTCAAAGTTCCCATCATTATGATGATTGCCATACCGCTCTCTCTGGTTGGGATCATACTGGGCCACTGGATATTAGGTGCTTTCTTTACGGCTACATCCATGATCGGAATGATTGCACTGGCAGGTATTATGGTGCGAAATTCGGTATTGCTAATCGACTTTATAAATATCCGATTGGATGACGGGGAGTCGCTCAAGCAGGCTGTTATTGAAGCGGGAGCAGTTCGAAGTATGCCGATTCTATTGACTGCAGGTACCGTAGTTATCGGTGCGGTCGTGATTCTCTTTGATCCGATCTTTCAGGGATTGGCCATTTCGTTGATGGGTGGTGCAGTGGCTTCAACTGCCTTAACACTAATCATGGTTCCCTTGATCTACTTCATGGCCGAGAATAAGGTGCAAGAGATCACCAGCAGTGAGGAGCAATAA
- a CDS encoding efflux RND transporter periplasmic adaptor subunit has product MKKVKSVYKSLKATPLLVLLALTVTAVSCGPSEEAEVSSSEAISVNLQQAALQTVPASYRFSGKVKSDNTVRLSTKVSGKIVQLSVEEGDYVSKGETLVRIKDDNLQAQKTQVEAGLSEARASLANTEKNYERMKALFEKESATQKELDDITTQYEMSKAKVQSLEAKLAEIRDMIDYTDLQAPFNGYVVSKMASEGDLAGPGQPLLSIEKETVMKVVVTVPETQISLFNPKDTVTFDVRAVGKMNIQGVVASINPSGNPASRQFSVEISIPDLSQMQGLKSGMFAEVGLLSSGDQKITVPETAIVERGQLTGIYTLNSNSEAVLRWVRLGDKNNGTVEILSGLAPGESFVASYEGAIREGQKVNVQ; this is encoded by the coding sequence ATGAAGAAAGTTAAATCAGTTTATAAATCACTAAAAGCAACTCCTTTGCTTGTCTTGTTGGCTCTAACGGTGACAGCAGTTTCCTGCGGCCCTTCTGAAGAAGCAGAAGTATCCTCTTCAGAAGCCATATCAGTAAATTTGCAGCAGGCAGCTCTTCAAACCGTACCGGCCTCTTACCGTTTTTCAGGAAAAGTAAAGAGTGACAATACGGTTCGCCTGAGTACCAAAGTCAGTGGCAAAATTGTGCAGCTGAGTGTTGAGGAAGGTGACTATGTAAGTAAGGGAGAAACGCTGGTCCGCATTAAAGACGATAACCTGCAGGCGCAGAAGACCCAGGTGGAAGCCGGTTTGAGTGAAGCAAGAGCTTCACTGGCTAACACAGAGAAGAATTACGAGCGAATGAAAGCGCTGTTTGAAAAGGAGAGTGCTACCCAAAAAGAACTCGATGATATTACTACGCAGTACGAGATGTCCAAAGCCAAGGTGCAATCCCTGGAGGCTAAACTTGCAGAAATTCGCGATATGATTGATTACACAGACCTGCAGGCACCATTCAACGGATATGTTGTTTCGAAGATGGCCTCAGAAGGTGATCTGGCAGGACCCGGGCAACCCTTGCTTTCAATTGAAAAGGAAACTGTTATGAAAGTAGTCGTAACGGTACCCGAAACGCAGATATCACTGTTTAATCCAAAAGACACGGTTACGTTTGATGTTAGAGCTGTTGGCAAGATGAATATTCAGGGTGTTGTAGCGAGTATTAACCCCTCAGGTAACCCTGCCAGCCGGCAATTTAGCGTTGAGATCAGTATCCCGGATCTCTCTCAGATGCAAGGATTGAAGTCAGGAATGTTTGCGGAGGTAGGTCTGCTCTCGAGTGGAGATCAGAAAATAACGGTCCCTGAGACGGCGATTGTTGAACGCGGGCAGCTTACGGGTATTTATACGTTGAACAGTAATTCAGAAGCGGTGTTGCGATGGGTACGCCTTGGAGATAAGAATAACGGCACGGTTGAGATTCTTTCGGGATTGGCTCCCGGAGAGTCATTCGTGGCCTCCTACGAAGGCGCCATTCGCGAAGGTCAGAAAGTTAACGTTCAGTAA
- a CDS encoding rhodanese-like domain-containing protein: MRTVKWTTILTMLAGVIILSACSGNSESQTRINPETFKEKIQETRGVIIDVRTAEEYQEGHLALVDYNYNLLNGDFEAQLDSLSKDETYYLYCRTGNRSGQAAEIMKNNGFDKVYNVGGYQQLVDSGFESAE, from the coding sequence ATGAGAACTGTGAAATGGACTACGATACTAACAATGCTTGCAGGTGTGATTATTCTATCTGCCTGTTCCGGCAACTCCGAATCGCAAACCAGGATTAATCCCGAAACTTTTAAAGAGAAAATTCAGGAAACCCGGGGTGTCATCATCGATGTTCGAACGGCAGAAGAATATCAAGAGGGACACCTGGCACTTGTGGACTATAACTACAACCTGCTGAATGGGGATTTTGAAGCCCAACTCGATTCCCTTTCCAAAGATGAAACCTACTATTTGTATTGCCGAACGGGCAACCGCAGTGGGCAGGCCGCAGAAATCATGAAGAACAATGGTTTTGATAAGGTCTACAATGTGGGCGGTTACCAGCAGCTTGTTGACAGTGGTTTTGAAAGTGCGGAATAG
- a CDS encoding GntR family transcriptional regulator, producing the protein MDLKEGIPLHKQISDWLKQEINSGSLEVNEKLPSENDLSEKFDVSRVTVRRALQTLENDQLIYRCQGLGSFVSDQRTHQSFSFLNDFTEELAGSGLEPSSKLISFGHENIKDRKDILSYLDIRKKEIAVKIERVRLGSGDPIAYDVTWMPVFYGQLMEGFDLEKNTLFSILENEYDIPIEKGCYRIESTIARNDLAEYLQIEENTPLLQINRITYTIGDKPVYFQKRYYRNDKMVFEIMANRPENRNKEGEPQSISQFTAHVNKS; encoded by the coding sequence ATGGACTTAAAAGAAGGAATACCCCTGCATAAGCAGATCAGCGATTGGCTGAAGCAGGAGATTAATAGCGGCAGCCTGGAAGTGAATGAGAAGCTGCCTTCTGAAAACGATCTGAGTGAAAAGTTTGATGTCAGCCGTGTAACAGTCAGGCGCGCCCTGCAAACCCTGGAAAACGACCAGCTTATTTATAGATGTCAGGGACTGGGTTCTTTTGTATCCGACCAAAGAACACACCAGTCTTTCTCATTTCTAAACGACTTTACAGAAGAGCTTGCGGGTTCTGGCCTTGAACCTAGCTCAAAACTCATCTCCTTTGGGCATGAAAATATCAAGGACCGAAAGGATATTCTCTCCTATCTGGATATTCGAAAAAAGGAAATTGCTGTAAAGATTGAGCGCGTACGACTGGGCAGCGGTGACCCAATTGCTTATGACGTAACCTGGATGCCGGTATTTTACGGCCAGCTGATGGAAGGCTTTGACCTGGAAAAAAACACCTTATTCTCTATCCTGGAGAATGAATACGACATACCTATAGAAAAGGGTTGTTATCGCATTGAGTCGACCATAGCCAGGAATGATCTCGCAGAATATCTGCAAATAGAAGAAAACACTCCCTTGTTACAGATCAACAGGATAACTTATACCATTGGAGACAAACCGGTATATTTCCAGAAACGTTATTACCGGAATGATAAAATGGTATTTGAGATCATGGCTAACCGGCCTGAAAATCGAAACAAGGAAGGAGAACCCCAATCCATCAGTCAGTTTACCGCACACGTCAATAAATCCTGA